The genomic DNA CCTTTCCCCCTCTGAGGACGAGCACTTGAAGCTGTTGGATCCCATCGCGCGGTGTCGGTGAATTCGCGTCCGTCATCGCTTCTTGCGCTCTCCGCGCCTCGGCCCCACGTCGGTCCGGCTGGAGCTTGGCTCCTCTCGGCGCCGTAGAGCACCGACGAGGAATTCCGTGGTCTCGGCCACGATGACATCGAGCGGCGTGCCCAGAATGAGGGAGTGTCGTGCCGCCACCATGACGCCGACCATCATCTCGACGACACGGCCAACGTGGGCCACGGGGCGGAAGGCCCCCGCGGAGACGCCCTCCTCCACGATGCGGCCGACCACGTCGAGCACGGGCGCGAAGCAGGCGGCGATCGATGCGCTCACCTCCTCCGGCAACACGTCTTTCAGGGAGTTGATCACCGGAAGGCTCCGGGCGCCGGGCGCGAAGGCCGCCAAATCACGCCGGACAACGAGGGCCAGCCGCTCTTCCGGGTCGTCCACGCCCGCGGCCTCCTGGACCACCTGGGCCACGAATGGCTCGACCTCGGCCTTCACGACGGCGACGAGCAACGCGTCCTTGGTCGGCGCGTAATTGTAGATCGTGTTCCTCGCGATCCCCGCCCGCCTCGCCACCGAGGCCAGGGACAGCGCCGCGTAGCCCTCTTCCGCCATCACCTCCAGGAAGCTGTCGCGCAGTCGCCTCCAGGTGGCCTCACGGTGCTCGGCGAGCGAGGGGGCGTCAATCCTGGGCATTGGGACAGTTAACACGCGAGGCGCCTCCTCCCACAACGGGCCCCGCTTGTTTTTCACGACGGTCCGTCGTAAAAAACCAGGGACCACTTCACGGCGACTTCCGCCGGACAGGAGTTCCCATGACCGCCCCCGCCCGTTCAGCTCTCGTCGTCGGACTTGGTATCGCCGGCATGGCCTCCGCCATCGGACTGCGGAAGGCCGGATGGCGGGTGACCGTGATCGAAAGGGCGCCCCAACGCCGCGTGGGTGGCTACTTCATCGGGCTGTTCGGCACGGGTGCCAGCGCCGCCAGACGGCTGGGGGTGATGGACGACCTCCATACCCGCACCCCCAAGAGCGCGAAGACGTGGGAAGTCACCCGCGCCGGCAACCGCCGCCGGGGGGCCGGATTCCTGGACCAGCCGGGCGAGCCACAAGGCGTGCTGCGCGGCGACATCGAGGCGGCGCTGTTCCAGAACCTCGGCGATGTGGAGGTGCGCTACGGCACCGAGCCGATGGCGATCGTCGACCTCGAAGGCGGCGCCAGGGTCACGACCCGCCAGTCGTCCACGGGCGAGGAGCGGAGCGAGCGGTTCGACCTCGTCGTGGGCGCCGACGGACTGCGCTCGACGGTCCGGCGCCTCGTCTTCGGCCCGCACGACCAATTCCTGAAGCCGCTGCATGCGATGATCTGCGCGTTCCAGCTCTCCGAGCAGGTGCCGTACTTCCCCGAGAACAACGGCATCGTGCTCGCCGAGCCGCGCCGCTCGCTCTGGGTCTTCCCGTTCGAGGACCGCCCGCCGACCGCGCTCTTCTCCTACCGGACCCGCGACATCGACGCGCAGTTTCGCGAGCCCGTCGGGACCGTGTTGCGACGTACCTATGGACCGGAACCGCTCGGTGACGCCCTCGAGCACGTGTTCGCCCAGCTCGACCGCACCGAGAGCTTCCTCTTCGACTCGGTGAACCAGGTGAGCATGCGCTCGTGGCACTCCGGCCGGACCGTGCTCGTGGGCGATGCCGCATGGTGCGTGACGCTGTACTCCGGCATGGGCGCGTCGATGGGCCTCGCTGGAGGCTCCCTGCTCGGAGAGCTGTTGGCGCTGAACCCGAATGACATCGGTGCCGCGCTGAGCACCTGGGAGGAGCGGCTCAGGCCTTACATCCGCCAGCATCAGCGGACCGCGCTTTTCAACGCGCAGATCTTCACGCCGAGCGGGCCGATCACCCACGTGCTTCGCGAAGGTCTGATGCGGCTGAGCGGCGGGGAGAAGCCGGCCGACGCCCCGCACAACGCCCTCTCGCGGTTCTTCGCTCGACCGAGGAACGTCGAGTTCGCCGCCTAGTCAGGTGGAACTCATGCCTCGCCTTCGTCGACGATCGCCTGGGTCGTGGTCTCCAGCCAGCGGCGGGTGGAGGCGAGGTGCGCCTGATCGAGCGACCGGATGGGCAGCAACTTCCAATTGGTGAGGAAGCCGGTCCAGAGAATGCTGATCCGCGCCGCACGCCCCTCTCCATCCGGCGGCCCCAGCCACCTGGCCAACGGCGCGATCAACTTCGTCTGGAAAAACTCGACGCTCGCCGCGTGCGCCATGGGGTCGGCCGCCGAGAGCATCATCATCGCGAGCGGGCTCACGGAGTCCTCCTGACTGCCGAGCACCGCCGCCATCAAGTCCGCTCCGAAGCGGCGCCGATCTCCGCGCAGAATCGGGGAGATGTCCGCCCGCTCCAACGTCTCCCGGAACAACCCCTCCTTCGAGCCGAAGTAGCGGATGACGAGCGCGGGATTCACCCCGGCGAGCTCCGCCACCTCGCGCACGCCGGTATGGGCGAATCCTCGCGTCGAGAAAAGGGTCCACGCGGCGTTGATGAGCTCGGTGCGCGTGCGCTCGGCGTCGCGCTCGCGCGTCGCCTTCTTGGGCTCGTCGGGGCCGGACGCGTACACGGCTGTGGACTTAGGACAGGGACTGGATCGTGTCCAGAACGCCCTCGGAGCGGCTTCGAGCCGCCCCATTCACCCGCCCGCTCGGTACGACGGAGCGTGTAAACGGCCGTTTACTTGCGGCGACGAGTGCGTTATACCCGAGGAAGTAAACGCTCGTTTACATCGCTGTGGACCCCCCTGCTGGGGTGACACGGCCGTCCCACTCATCCGCCTCACCGTTTGAAGACAATCAACACCCGGAGCGCAGGAGACCCATGGCGAAGATCACATTCATCGAGGCGGCTGGGACGGAACACGAGGTCGAGGCGAAGGAGGGACAGTCCGTCATGCAGGCGGCGATGGACAACCTCGTGCCAGGCATCGTCGCCGAGTGCGGAGGCTTCGCCAGCTGCGCGACCTGCCACGGCTACGTCGATGAGGCCTGGTTGAAGAAGCTCCCCCCGCCGGATGAGGGGGAAGCGGCGATGATCGAGTGCGCCTTCCACGTGCGGCCCAACAGCCGGCTGACCTGTCAGCTCAAGGTGACGCCCGCGCTGGAGGGATTGGTGGTCCGTCTTCCCGTCTCGCAGACGGGCGAGTGAGGACCGGACAAGTCCCCGCGCTTTTTCTCCAACAGCCAGAGAGGTTCGAACATGCATGCCTTTAGCGGACAGAAGTTGGACAAGATTCCCGCGCACGTCCCACCAGAGCTCGTCTACGAATACGACAACGCCCGGGATCCACGGATGCTCGAGGATCCGCACGGCCGGATGCGCTCGCTCATCCTCGAGGCCCCGCCCATCTTCTTCACCCCGTACAATGGGGGCCATTGGTTCGTGACCCGGAAGCAGGCCATCGTGGACATCACGATGAACCCCGAGGTCTACAGCAACAAGATCTCCGGGGAACACTCGGGGGAGCACAAGGACTCGCAGCCGGGCTTGAATCTGTTGCCCATCTCGGAGGATCCGCCGCGGCACACGGCGTACCGGACGCCGCTCAACCAGCCGCTGTCGGCCAAATCGCTCGCCGGACTCGAGTCGGCGATCCGGGTCATGGCGAACGAGCTCATCGACAAGGTGCTCGCCGCGGGACGCTGCGACTTCCTCTCGGACATCGCCGAGCCACTGCCCGTCACGTTGTTCCTGAAGCTGGCCGGCATGCCGACCAACCGTCTGGCGGAGTTCCGTCACCTGGCCGTGCAGGCGGCGTCCGCCACGGTGGATCCCGCGACCCGCGCGGAGACGTTCAAGCAGATCGCGGGGATCATGGCGGAGAGCATCCAGTCCCGGCAGGAGAAGCGTGAGGAGGATCTGCTCAGCCGGCTGCTCGACGCGAAAATCGACGGCCGCAACCCTACGTTCCAGGAGATGCTGGGCTACAGCATGCTCCTGTTCCTCGGGGGCTTGGACACCGTGGTGAATGCCATGAGCTTCGGCGTCCGGCACCTGGCGCGCGATCAGGAGTTGCAGGCGAAGCTCCGGGCCGACCCCAGCCTCCTACCCGGAGCCATCGAGGAACTGCTGCGGCTCTATGGCATCGCGTCCGTGCCCCGGCGGGTGACGCGCGACACGGTGTGCCATGGTGTCCAGTTCAAGCAGGGCGACACGATGTTGTTGCTCCTGCCCGCGGCCAACTACGACGACGCGGCGTTCCCCAATCCCGAGCAGTTCATGCTGGGCCGGACGGAGCAGCACATGTCGTTCAACTCGGGTCCACACCGGTGCGTCGGGTTGAATCTGGCCCGCCTGGAGCTGAAGGTGTTCTACCAGGAGTGGTTGAAGCGCGTGCCGCCGTTCCGGCTGGATCCCCAGGCGCCGCCGCGGTTCATGGGGGGCTTCACCCTGGCGGTCACGAGCCTGCCGCTGGTCTGGGAATAGAGAGACACCCGGAGGCAGCCCCCCTGCTCCGGGCGCACGCCGTCAGTTCATCCGCTCCGCGGGAGCGCACAGCCGCGCGCGCAGGGTGGCCACGGGGGTCTCCCAATTCCGCTCGAACCAGAAGTCGAGGAACAGCGGGGACGCACGGCCACGGCGGAACGCGGCCCACAGCCGCCGCAGGTACTCGGAGCGCCCGACACCGGACTGCGGAGCCGAGAGGAATTGGAACGAGCTGAGCAGCAGGATGAACGCCGCGGTCCGGATTCCCAGATTGCCCAAGGCGTACGCCTGCAACTCCATCTCGCCCATCACATCCGTGGCGTAGCCCGTCAGCACGTGCAACACGTCATGCGTCTCGCGGTAGCGCTTGCCGATGTAGTCGACGTCTTTCTTGATCTCGAGCGTCGTCGCGAAGGGTGAGATCTTGTTGTCGCGGTAGTAACGCGCGAACTCACGGCCCAACGTGCCCTCGGGCAGATGCTCGAGGGTGGCCAGGTCGAAATCTCCTGCCTGCATGGAAGGCCGCTCGGACAGGAGGCGGCGCCCCTCCTCGCTGCGCTGAAGCCGCTGGACGAGCGAGGCGTAGACCTTCATGTCCAGGGAGATGTTGAGCAGCTGGCCGGCGGTGGGATTCGTTGGGTCGTGCTTGGCCACCTCCAGGCACTGGGTCGCCACGCGCAGGCGGGTGAACAGGGAGGGGTTGTCGGGCAGGGACAGGGTCTGGGGATCGATCATAGGGGTTGGCTCGATGTTCAGCTCTTGCGGCGCGGCGCCGACCCAACGGGGGCCAGGCCGCGGATGAAGACGTCGAAGTAAGCGTCCAGGGCCGCTCGCCCGGGGGCGTCGAAGCCCTGCGTCAGTCCCTTGACGGCGAGTCCCGCGAGGGATTCCACGAGCCCCACGGCCACCTGGTGGGGGTCAGTGACGGCGAACACCCCTTGGGTGTTGCCCTCGAGGAGGAGGCGGGCCAGCAGAGCCTCCTCCATCCGCTGGTGCTCGGGCAACAGGCGCAGCGCGTGCGAGTGCATCTCCAAGAGCGTGTCCATCCGCAAGCGCTGGCCGTGCAGCTGGCGTGTGAGCTGCCCCAACTTGCAGTGGATGAAGGCACGCACCTGGGCGTCCGGGGCCTGGGCACCGCGTACAGCCGCCTCGAGCTCCGCGACGCGTTCCACGATGTCCCGCCGGAGGCACGCCTCGAACAGCGCCTCCTTGCTGTCGAAGTGCAGATAGAGGCTGCCCTTACCGACCCCCGCGAGGCGGGCGATGTCCTCCATGGCGGCCTTCTTGAAGCCGAAGCGGGTGAACACCTCGCCGGCGGCTTCGAGGATGGCGGAGCGGGCATCGGAACTCATGACCAGAATAGTATTCTGGTCATCGGGTCAGTGCAAGCCCTACTTCCCCGACCTGGCTGTCAAGTCCACCACTTTCAAGGTCCCGTGGCGGGTACTGTCATAGGCGGCAGGTGGGGAGCACACACGCTCGGCGCGAGGTGTGCTCGAGCCGAGCGCTGGCCAGGGAGCAAGGTCGCATGGACCGCCAAGGGGGATATTCGGAACGTCATCCCATCCTTCTAACGGCTGGTGGATGTCAAAAGCATCCAGCCGACCGCGGTGACAAGTATGCAATCCAGCAACAGCCACCAGGCAATCTGCCCGCCGGTTCAACCCACGCAATCAAGCAGGGTCCCCACGAAATGGGCGAGCAGTTCCAGCATGTCCCGTCAGATGCCGGCGGAGGCCAACTCAATCGCGCTTCGCCAGTTCAGCGCGGCGGTATTGACGCATGCCTTGTATTGCCGGTCCTTCGAAACACCGGTGACGTAAGTCACGATCGATAGCGCGCTCTCGGCCACGTAGAGCCATCCCGGAACCCAACCCGCCGGTTTTGGCACCAGGCTGAAAGCCACTGAGCACTCCATGATTTCGTGGGTCACGATTCCCAGGATGTCGCCCACCTCGGCATTCATATCCCACCTGGCGGCCAGCGACCCGTTCCAGATCGAAGCAGCTACCTTTCGCAGTTCCACCTGGTTGCCGGGGCTCGGGGCCGCCGCGGTGCCCCGCGGCGGGTTGGCAAGTGCCCTGGCCGCCGGGTTCGCCTTCAGGATGACGTCCACAGGCGGGCCGAAGCGCCGTGCCCATACTTCGATGGCGGGATGAATCCGACCGCCTAGATCACCGAAGTAGATGACCTTGCCGCGCTCCGCGTCGAAGTACGCGGCATAGGTCCGGCCGTCGACATAGTGAACAAATGCCGCTGCATGTTGCCCGGGATCGCCAACCCGCCAACCGTCCAGGAAGATGCCGCCGTCCTTCAGGAGAACGGGGTTTGCGGTGGCCGTGAAGTTTTCGCCGAACGCGTCGTGGTGGTCATCCAGAAGTTGACGCACGTCCTGTTTGGCGCCCGCACTACCAAGGGTGTCTGTCAACAATCGTGTCTGGCCCGAAGGGGTGTCCGCAGCCCAGCAGGGCGCCATGAACACGTAGACAATCAAAGCGCAGACGGCGTTTAGAGCAAGCTTTCGGACTCGCATCTCATTCTCCTCCGTGTGAACTGAGCGGGACGTATGCCACGTTTGGCCCAAGCCGACCCGATGCTTCGGCGGCGCTGGGCGGTGGCACCGCAAACAAAGCGAATGACGATCACCAGGTCAAGCCATGGGCGTCCGGTTCCGTCGTAGACGGTGTGGTGGCTGACGCTTCATTCCTTGTTCGCGCGCTCACCCATGAAGCGATATGAGAAATATCGCATTCGCCGTCTCGCCATGCCTTGGTTCGAGTTTCGCACTTTCTTGCGAGGTACTGCACACGCGGGAGTTGCTCCCGTCGGAGCGAGTTGACCAGTTCATCAACGTATCCGCCCCGAAGCAGTGCTGCAGGTGTCATGGGAAGTTGGAAGGCGGGCAGCGGAGAGTGCTCCGGCACCAGATGGTGGAGACACCATCGCTCAAGCCAGTGGAGCGCATACAATACAAAGGTGCGGCTGCTCCGGCGGGCCAAGGTGTGCGCTGACAAGAAGACGGCCGGCTCCGCGGCGCGGATTCTCAGGCTCGAAGGCAGCCATGTGGACATTCCTTCACGTGGAGGGCCTGGAGCCAACCAACAATTTCGCCGAGAGGCTCATCCGCCCTCCCATTCACGACCAGCGCTCAGGCTACACTTCCGGCCTGAGCCGGTGAACGGTTACGATATTAACTTGCTCCTCCTCTCAGCGGTCTACATACGCGCACCGGCGGTTTTCGTATACATTCGAGCTGTCCGGCCATGCCCGTGACGCGCGTTGGATCAGCAGGGGGGGGATGCACATGACATCGCAAAGACCGAGTCTCGCTGCCTCGTCTACCTTTTTCATTATCGCTACCAGCTTGCTCCTATGGGGTTGCACCGCTGACCCGGACGAGCGGAACAACTCGCTTCCCGCGAAACCCACGCTCGGTCATATCGAGGCGCCGCTGGTGGCTAATGGTAGCTTCGAGAATGGCGACCTGAGCGGCTGGGCTGTGGGGACGCACATGAATCACAGCGGTTTGCGCCGCCTCCCACCGGACAGCTTTTCCGATCTGAATCTCAGTTCTGGAGGATTGAATCTGACCTCCGTGGAGGGGGGCGTGCCGGAAACGCAAATTCCGGCGGGCCTGAGCGCGAGTTCGTCTCTTCGCTATCCGAAATATGGCCAGTGGTCCGCGCTCATCAATAGATTCGGCAACAACGACAACACCAACAGCCTGAGTCAGTCCTTCAGCATCACCAACGCGGACGTCGATCCGGCGGATGGAAAGGTACACCTGCGCTTCGCGCTTGCGCCGGTTTTCGAGGATCCAGGGCATTCGGCCAGTCAACAGCCCTATTTCTACGTCGCGGTCCACAATGCCTCGCGGAACAAGCAGCTGTTCGCGAAGTTCGCGTACTCGAACCAGCCCGGCGTACCTTGGCAGAAGGATGCGTCGACCGGCGTGCTCTACACCGATTGGCAGATCTTCGATCTTGCCCCCTCGGCCGCGGACCTCGACATCGGGGATCAGGTTGAGCTCACCGTTGTCGCCGCCGGTTGTTCGCAGGGGGGCCATTACGGCCACGTTTATGTGGACAGTTTCGGTGCCTTCCTTCCTGGTCTGTCGATTGCCGCAAGTGCCCCCTTCCAGGCGAATGCTGGCAGCAACCTGACCTATACCTACCTGGTGAAGAACTCTGGCATGGACACGGCCACCAACGTCATCGTCGATCAGCCTCTTCCGGCGAAAACCACCTTCGTTGGGCTCAACGCGCCGGGCGCGACTTGCACCACTCCCGCGGTTGGTGCGACGGGCACGGTTTCCTGCAACCTGGGCACGGTCAATCCCACAGCGGATACGTCTTTCCAGTTGATCGTGAAGATTGACTCTGGAGCCACGGGGACCGTGAGCAACGGCAGTTACACCGTTCGCGCCGAAAATATTTCACCGCTCATTGGGCCACTGGTCGAGACGGCCATCACCCAGGGCGTGATGTTCGCGGACTTGGTGCTCACGAAGAGTGATGGTGTCGCCGCAGTCGTCTGGGGCCAGACCGTGCAGTACATCATCGAAGTCACGAATCAGGGCCCCTCGGCGGTGATCGACGCGCGCGTGCTCGACACCCTGCCGGCACAGCTCACTTCCGCCTCCTGGACCTGCACTTCGTCTAACGGTGGCTCTTGCGCCACGCCCACAGGCACGGGTCATATCGATGCGAAGGTTAACCTGCCAGTCAATACCAAGGCCGTCTTCACCTTGAGCGCGAACGTCGTCAGCGGCTCCGGAAGTGGCCGCCTGTCCAATCTGGCTTCTGTCACCGCACCCTCCGACGTGGTTGATAACGACACCACCAATAACCAGGGAGTCGACACCGATTCGATCGGGAGCCTTCACCTAGTCACCGTGAACAAGGCCCCTGCCTCCAGTGGAACGGGCAGAGTCGTCACCAGCCCTGCGGCCATTGACTGCGACGCGGCCTGCGCCAGCGCGAGCGCGCAGTTCATGGATGGCTCCCTGGTGAGTGTTACCGCGACCGCAGCCCCTGGCAACACGTTCGTCGGCTGGACGGGCGCTTGCACCGGCACCGCCAACCCGTGCAACTTCACTGTCACCGAGGACACGGTCCTCATCGCGGAATTCTCCTCGCCGAAAGCACCCGCTGGAGGAGCCTGTTCGAGCGCCAATGATTGTCTCAGCAGATCTTGCGTGGATGGTGTTTGCTGTAACACCACCTGCACGGAGCAGTGCATGGCCTGCAACCTCCCGGGCCTGATCGGTACGTGCTCACCCGTTACCGGTGCGCCGGTGGGTGGCCGCCCCGCATGTGCGTCCGACGGGTCCGTCTGTGGTGGCAACTGCAACGGCACGAGTGCCAGCTGCTCCTATCCTGCCGCGAGCACTGTATGCCGCCAGGCGAGCTGCTCGGGAAGCGTCGAAACCCACGCGGCGTTTTGCGACGGCAGTGGTTCTTGCCCGGGGGCCACGATCGTCACCTGTGCTCCGTTCGTATGCGGAGCGAACGCCTGCCTCACTCAGTGCACGACCTTCGCCGATTGCTCGACCGGCAACTACTGCAGTGCACAGGGCCAGTGCCTCGACGACGTTGAGCGCCCCGTGCTGCTGTTGCCAGCCCCCCTCGTACTCGAGGGAACCAGTCCGGCGGGTGCCGTGGCGCATTTCGCCGCGACGGCCACCGACGCGGTCGCTGGCGCGGTTCCGGTGACCTGCTCGCCAGTTTCTGGCTCCATGTTCGCTCTGGGCACGACCTTGGTCACCTGCGGCGCACAGGATGGTCATGGCAATGTGGCGAGTGGATCCTTCACCGTCACGGTCGTGGATACCACGCCTCCGCGTCTGCTGATTCTGGGTTCCTCCAACGAGACACTCGAGTGCGGCGCCCCCTATCTGGAGCAGGGAGCTACCGCCTCGGACATCTGCAGCGGGGATTTGAGCGCCGCCATTGTCACCACCGGCGGGGTAGACAACTCGACCGTTGGTTCATACACCGTCCATTATGAAGTCGCGGACGGGGTGGGTCTCACGGCCTCCAGTGACCGCGTGGTGACCGTCAAGGATACCCTGGCCCCGGTCATCCACATGAATCCCGGGCCCTCTGTCCTCGCGTGCTCCGGCACGGCCTACCAGGACCCAGGCGCCACGGCCGTAGACGCCTGCTCTGGTGACTTGAGTTCGAACATCGTCGTCTCCAGCAACCTCGATCAGTCTCGCGCGGGTCAGTACTCGGTCTCCTACACCGTGACGGACTCCGCTGGGCACTCGAGTACCGCGGTTCGCCACCTCACGGTCGGTCCCTGCTGCTTGAATATCCGGTTGAGCGATTACAACCTGTTCTTGCTCGAAGACTACACCGGGGGACAGGATGTCTTGGGCAAGGTGGCGGCTGGTGGCGACATCACCTTGACGGATTTCTCGGTGGGTACGGGACTGCCGGATAGCGGTATTTCCGACACGTTGGTCGCCGGTGGCAATCTGTCCCTCTCGCGCGGCGGTGTTTGGGGTCACGCCCGGTACGGGAGCGGCTACAGCGCCGACCGGACCGTGGTCTACCCACGAGGCCTCCCGGCCCAGGGCACACCTATCAACTTCGCGGCCCGGTTCGCAGCGCTGCGGAACCTATCCTCGAAGCTCAACAGTATGCCGGCCAATGGCCGCACGACGCGTGAGGTGTGGGGCGGCATCATGTTGAGCAGCACGGATTCGTCCTTGAACGTCTTTGACGTGAGCGCCAGCGCGTTCAGCGGCG from Melittangium boletus DSM 14713 includes the following:
- a CDS encoding TetR/AcrR family transcriptional regulator — encoded protein: MPRIDAPSLAEHREATWRRLRDSFLEVMAEEGYAALSLASVARRAGIARNTIYNYAPTKDALLVAVVKAEVEPFVAQVVQEAAGVDDPEERLALVVRRDLAAFAPGARSLPVINSLKDVLPEEVSASIAACFAPVLDVVGRIVEEGVSAGAFRPVAHVGRVVEMMVGVMVAARHSLILGTPLDVIVAETTEFLVGALRRREEPSSSRTDVGPRRGERKKR
- a CDS encoding FAD-dependent monooxygenase yields the protein MTAPARSALVVGLGIAGMASAIGLRKAGWRVTVIERAPQRRVGGYFIGLFGTGASAARRLGVMDDLHTRTPKSAKTWEVTRAGNRRRGAGFLDQPGEPQGVLRGDIEAALFQNLGDVEVRYGTEPMAIVDLEGGARVTTRQSSTGEERSERFDLVVGADGLRSTVRRLVFGPHDQFLKPLHAMICAFQLSEQVPYFPENNGIVLAEPRRSLWVFPFEDRPPTALFSYRTRDIDAQFREPVGTVLRRTYGPEPLGDALEHVFAQLDRTESFLFDSVNQVSMRSWHSGRTVLVGDAAWCVTLYSGMGASMGLAGGSLLGELLALNPNDIGAALSTWEERLRPYIRQHQRTALFNAQIFTPSGPITHVLREGLMRLSGGEKPADAPHNALSRFFARPRNVEFAA
- a CDS encoding TetR/AcrR family transcriptional regulator, whose protein sequence is MYASGPDEPKKATRERDAERTRTELINAAWTLFSTRGFAHTGVREVAELAGVNPALVIRYFGSKEGLFRETLERADISPILRGDRRRFGADLMAAVLGSQEDSVSPLAMMMLSAADPMAHAASVEFFQTKLIAPLARWLGPPDGEGRAARISILWTGFLTNWKLLPIRSLDQAHLASTRRWLETTTQAIVDEGEA
- a CDS encoding 2Fe-2S iron-sulfur cluster-binding protein; its protein translation is MAKITFIEAAGTEHEVEAKEGQSVMQAAMDNLVPGIVAECGGFASCATCHGYVDEAWLKKLPPPDEGEAAMIECAFHVRPNSRLTCQLKVTPALEGLVVRLPVSQTGE
- a CDS encoding cytochrome P450; translation: MHAFSGQKLDKIPAHVPPELVYEYDNARDPRMLEDPHGRMRSLILEAPPIFFTPYNGGHWFVTRKQAIVDITMNPEVYSNKISGEHSGEHKDSQPGLNLLPISEDPPRHTAYRTPLNQPLSAKSLAGLESAIRVMANELIDKVLAAGRCDFLSDIAEPLPVTLFLKLAGMPTNRLAEFRHLAVQAASATVDPATRAETFKQIAGIMAESIQSRQEKREEDLLSRLLDAKIDGRNPTFQEMLGYSMLLFLGGLDTVVNAMSFGVRHLARDQELQAKLRADPSLLPGAIEELLRLYGIASVPRRVTRDTVCHGVQFKQGDTMLLLLPAANYDDAAFPNPEQFMLGRTEQHMSFNSGPHRCVGLNLARLELKVFYQEWLKRVPPFRLDPQAPPRFMGGFTLAVTSLPLVWE
- a CDS encoding Coq4 family protein, whose amino-acid sequence is MIDPQTLSLPDNPSLFTRLRVATQCLEVAKHDPTNPTAGQLLNISLDMKVYASLVQRLQRSEEGRRLLSERPSMQAGDFDLATLEHLPEGTLGREFARYYRDNKISPFATTLEIKKDVDYIGKRYRETHDVLHVLTGYATDVMGEMELQAYALGNLGIRTAAFILLLSSFQFLSAPQSGVGRSEYLRRLWAAFRRGRASPLFLDFWFERNWETPVATLRARLCAPAERMN
- a CDS encoding TetR/AcrR family transcriptional regulator, translating into MSSDARSAILEAAGEVFTRFGFKKAAMEDIARLAGVGKGSLYLHFDSKEALFEACLRRDIVERVAELEAAVRGAQAPDAQVRAFIHCKLGQLTRQLHGQRLRMDTLLEMHSHALRLLPEHQRMEEALLARLLLEGNTQGVFAVTDPHQVAVGLVESLAGLAVKGLTQGFDAPGRAALDAYFDVFIRGLAPVGSAPRRKS
- a CDS encoding choice-of-anchor A family protein; this translates as MTSQRPSLAASSTFFIIATSLLLWGCTADPDERNNSLPAKPTLGHIEAPLVANGSFENGDLSGWAVGTHMNHSGLRRLPPDSFSDLNLSSGGLNLTSVEGGVPETQIPAGLSASSSLRYPKYGQWSALINRFGNNDNTNSLSQSFSITNADVDPADGKVHLRFALAPVFEDPGHSASQQPYFYVAVHNASRNKQLFAKFAYSNQPGVPWQKDASTGVLYTDWQIFDLAPSAADLDIGDQVELTVVAAGCSQGGHYGHVYVDSFGAFLPGLSIAASAPFQANAGSNLTYTYLVKNSGMDTATNVIVDQPLPAKTTFVGLNAPGATCTTPAVGATGTVSCNLGTVNPTADTSFQLIVKIDSGATGTVSNGSYTVRAENISPLIGPLVETAITQGVMFADLVLTKSDGVAAVVWGQTVQYIIEVTNQGPSAVIDARVLDTLPAQLTSASWTCTSSNGGSCATPTGTGHIDAKVNLPVNTKAVFTLSANVVSGSGSGRLSNLASVTAPSDVVDNDTTNNQGVDTDSIGSLHLVTVNKAPASSGTGRVVTSPAAIDCDAACASASAQFMDGSLVSVTATAAPGNTFVGWTGACTGTANPCNFTVTEDTVLIAEFSSPKAPAGGACSSANDCLSRSCVDGVCCNTTCTEQCMACNLPGLIGTCSPVTGAPVGGRPACASDGSVCGGNCNGTSASCSYPAASTVCRQASCSGSVETHAAFCDGSGSCPGATIVTCAPFVCGANACLTQCTTFADCSTGNYCSAQGQCLDDVERPVLLLPAPLVLEGTSPAGAVAHFAATATDAVAGAVPVTCSPVSGSMFALGTTLVTCGAQDGHGNVASGSFTVTVVDTTPPRLLILGSSNETLECGAPYLEQGATASDICSGDLSAAIVTTGGVDNSTVGSYTVHYEVADGVGLTASSDRVVTVKDTLAPVIHMNPGPSVLACSGTAYQDPGATAVDACSGDLSSNIVVSSNLDQSRAGQYSVSYTVTDSAGHSSTAVRHLTVGPCCLNIRLSDYNLFLLEDYTGGQDVLGKVAAGGDITLTDFSVGTGLPDSGISDTLVAGGNLSLSRGGVWGHARYGSGYSADRTVVYPRGLPAQGTPINFAARFAALRNLSSKLNSMPANGRTTREVWGGIMLSSTDSSLNVFDVSASAFSGAVLLNINAPANSLVVLNIRGASATLSRFGITFSGGIDHHGVLFNFVDATRIDASGIGILGTVLAPNARITFNDGSWDGGIYAVSLTGNAEGHINPLTDRDICP